Proteins from a genomic interval of Diceros bicornis minor isolate mBicDic1 chromosome 34, mDicBic1.mat.cur, whole genome shotgun sequence:
- the LOC131397222 gene encoding sialic acid-binding Ig-like lectin 8 isoform X5, with the protein MLLLLLLLALLWWRDGAEGWREPEEDDKQNYPLQMQDSVTVQESLCVFVPCSFSYPKSDRAYVNSAHGYWYREGAKPHQDAPVATNKPDHKVQEETRGRFRLLGDPWTNDCSLDIRDARRTDDGKYFFRVEKGSVKYSYTSNQLSVHVTALNHTPNILIPQTLESGRPRNLTCSVPWACEQGTPPIFSWMLAALTSLGPRTNLSSVLTLTPRPQDHGTNLTCQVKFPTTGLTVERTIQLNVTSPTTLKNGSSLSVLEGQSLHLVCVVDSNPPARLSWARGRRILTPSQPLNPGVLELPRVESGHEGEFTCQAQHPRGSLHVSLSLSLQRKACPLSGVALGAVWGAGAKTLLFLSFCVIVIIVRSRRKKAARPAVGMEDTSMEGANAVTREWAFQVYLWIKVFPESRRSWRYGCGSHQPIR; encoded by the exons atgctactgctgctgctgctgctggccctgCTGTGGTGGAGGGATGGGGCCGAGGGATGGAGGGAGCCGGAGGAGGATGACAAGCAGAATTATCCACTGCAAATGCAGGACTCAGTGACGGTGCAGGAgagcctgtgtgtgtttgtgccctGCTCCTTCTCCTACCCTAAGAGTGACCGGGCTTACGTTAACTCAGCTCATGGCTACTGGTACCGGGAAGGGGCAAAACCACACCAGGATGCTCCTGTGGCCACAAACAAACCAGATCATAAAGTACAGGAGGAGACCCGGGGCCGATTCCGCCTCCTTGGGGACCCCTGGACCAATGACTGCTCCCTGGACATCAGAGACGCCAGGAGGACAGATGATGGAAAATACTTTTTTCGAGTGGAAAAAGGAAGTGTGAAATATTCTTATACAAGTAACCAGCTCTCTGTGCATGTGACGG CCCTGAACCATACACCGAACATCCTCATCCCACAGACCCTGGAGTCTGGCCGCCCCAGGAACCTgacctgctctgtgccctgggccTGTGAGCAGGGCACGCCCCCCATCTTCTCCTGGATGTTGGCTGCCCtcacctccctgggccccaggacCAACCTCTCCTCGGTGCTCACCCTCACCCCACGGCCCCAGGACCATGGCACCAACCTCACCTGTCAGGTGAAGTTCCCCACAACTGGTCTAACTGTGGAAAGGACCATCCAGCTCAACGTCACCT CACCCACAACCCTGAAGAACGGCTCATCTCTTTCAGTCCTAGAGGGCCAGTCCCTGCACCTGGTCTGTGTTGTCGACAGCAACCCTCCAGCCAGGCTGAGCTGGGCCCGTGGGAGACGGATCCTGACCCCCTCACAGCCCTTGAACCCCGGGGTCCTGGAGCTGCCCCGGGTGGAGTCGGGGCATGAGGGTGAATTCACCTGCCAAGCTCAGCACCCTCGGGGCTCCCTGCATGTCTCCCTGAGCCTCTCTCTGCAGA GAAAAGCGTGTCCTTTATCAGGAGTGGCGCTGGGTGCAGTCTGGGGAGCAGGTGCTAAGACTCTGCTCTTTCTGTCCTTCTGCGTCATCGTCATCAT AGTGAGGTCCCGCAGGAAGAAAGCAGCAAGGCCAGCGGTGGGCATGGAGGACACAAGCATGGAGGGTGCAAATGCAGTCACAAG GGAATGGGCATTTCAAGTATACCTTTGGATCAAAGTCTTTCCAGAGAGTAGAAGGAGCTGGAGGTACGGATGTGGGAGTCATCAACCTATTAGATGA
- the LOC131397222 gene encoding sialic acid-binding Ig-like lectin 13 isoform X4: MLLLLLLLALLWWRDGAEGWREPEEDDKQNYPLQMQDSVTVQESLCVFVPCSFSYPKSDRAYVNSAHGYWYREGAKPHQDAPVATNKPDHKVQEETRGRFRLLGDPWTNDCSLDIRDARRTDDGKYFFRVEKGSVKYSYTSNQLSVHVTALNHTPNILIPQTLESGRPRNLTCSVPWACEQGTPPIFSWMLAALTSLGPRTNLSSVLTLTPRPQDHGTNLTCQVKFPTTGLTVERTIQLNVTYSPQSLTVTVFPGNSTAPTTLKNGSSLSVLEGQSLHLVCVVDSNPPARLSWARGRRILTPSQPLNPGVLELPRVESGHEGEFTCQAQHPRGSLHVSLSLSLQRKACPLSGVALGAVWGAGAKTLLFLSFCVIVIIVRSRRKKAARPAVGMEDTSMEGANAVTREWAFQVYLWIKVFPESRRSWRVP, from the exons atgctactgctgctgctgctgctggccctgCTGTGGTGGAGGGATGGGGCCGAGGGATGGAGGGAGCCGGAGGAGGATGACAAGCAGAATTATCCACTGCAAATGCAGGACTCAGTGACGGTGCAGGAgagcctgtgtgtgtttgtgccctGCTCCTTCTCCTACCCTAAGAGTGACCGGGCTTACGTTAACTCAGCTCATGGCTACTGGTACCGGGAAGGGGCAAAACCACACCAGGATGCTCCTGTGGCCACAAACAAACCAGATCATAAAGTACAGGAGGAGACCCGGGGCCGATTCCGCCTCCTTGGGGACCCCTGGACCAATGACTGCTCCCTGGACATCAGAGACGCCAGGAGGACAGATGATGGAAAATACTTTTTTCGAGTGGAAAAAGGAAGTGTGAAATATTCTTATACAAGTAACCAGCTCTCTGTGCATGTGACGG CCCTGAACCATACACCGAACATCCTCATCCCACAGACCCTGGAGTCTGGCCGCCCCAGGAACCTgacctgctctgtgccctgggccTGTGAGCAGGGCACGCCCCCCATCTTCTCCTGGATGTTGGCTGCCCtcacctccctgggccccaggacCAACCTCTCCTCGGTGCTCACCCTCACCCCACGGCCCCAGGACCATGGCACCAACCTCACCTGTCAGGTGAAGTTCCCCACAACTGGTCTAACTGTGGAAAGGACCATCCAGCTCAACGTCACCT ACTCTCCACAGAGCCTGACCGTCACTGTCTTCCCAGGAAACAGCACAG CACCCACAACCCTGAAGAACGGCTCATCTCTTTCAGTCCTAGAGGGCCAGTCCCTGCACCTGGTCTGTGTTGTCGACAGCAACCCTCCAGCCAGGCTGAGCTGGGCCCGTGGGAGACGGATCCTGACCCCCTCACAGCCCTTGAACCCCGGGGTCCTGGAGCTGCCCCGGGTGGAGTCGGGGCATGAGGGTGAATTCACCTGCCAAGCTCAGCACCCTCGGGGCTCCCTGCATGTCTCCCTGAGCCTCTCTCTGCAGA GAAAAGCGTGTCCTTTATCAGGAGTGGCGCTGGGTGCAGTCTGGGGAGCAGGTGCTAAGACTCTGCTCTTTCTGTCCTTCTGCGTCATCGTCATCAT AGTGAGGTCCCGCAGGAAGAAAGCAGCAAGGCCAGCGGTGGGCATGGAGGACACAAGCATGGAGGGTGCAAATGCAGTCACAAG GGAATGGGCATTTCAAGTATACCTTTGGATCAAAGTCTTTCCAGAGAGTAGAAGGAGCTGGAG GGTCCCCTGA
- the LOC131397222 gene encoding sialic acid-binding Ig-like lectin 8 isoform X6, translating into MLLLLLLLALLWWRDGAEGWREPEEDDKQNYPLQMQDSVTVQESLCVFVPCSFSYPKSDRAYVNSAHGYWYREGAKPHQDAPVATNKPDHKVQEETRGRFRLLGDPWTNDCSLDIRDARRTDDGKYFFRVEKGSVKYSYTSNQLSVHVTALNHTPNILIPQTLESGRPRNLTCSVPWACEQGTPPIFSWMLAALTSLGPRTNLSSVLTLTPRPQDHGTNLTCQVKFPTTGLTVERTIQLNVTYSPQSLTVTVFPGNSTAPTTLKNGSSLSVLEGQSLHLVCVVDSNPPARLSWARGRRILTPSQPLNPGVLELPRVESGHEGEFTCQAQHPRGSLHVSLSLSLQRKACPLSGVALGAVWGAGAKTLLFLSFCVIVIIVRSRRKKAARPAVGMEDTSMEGANAVTRVP; encoded by the exons atgctactgctgctgctgctgctggccctgCTGTGGTGGAGGGATGGGGCCGAGGGATGGAGGGAGCCGGAGGAGGATGACAAGCAGAATTATCCACTGCAAATGCAGGACTCAGTGACGGTGCAGGAgagcctgtgtgtgtttgtgccctGCTCCTTCTCCTACCCTAAGAGTGACCGGGCTTACGTTAACTCAGCTCATGGCTACTGGTACCGGGAAGGGGCAAAACCACACCAGGATGCTCCTGTGGCCACAAACAAACCAGATCATAAAGTACAGGAGGAGACCCGGGGCCGATTCCGCCTCCTTGGGGACCCCTGGACCAATGACTGCTCCCTGGACATCAGAGACGCCAGGAGGACAGATGATGGAAAATACTTTTTTCGAGTGGAAAAAGGAAGTGTGAAATATTCTTATACAAGTAACCAGCTCTCTGTGCATGTGACGG CCCTGAACCATACACCGAACATCCTCATCCCACAGACCCTGGAGTCTGGCCGCCCCAGGAACCTgacctgctctgtgccctgggccTGTGAGCAGGGCACGCCCCCCATCTTCTCCTGGATGTTGGCTGCCCtcacctccctgggccccaggacCAACCTCTCCTCGGTGCTCACCCTCACCCCACGGCCCCAGGACCATGGCACCAACCTCACCTGTCAGGTGAAGTTCCCCACAACTGGTCTAACTGTGGAAAGGACCATCCAGCTCAACGTCACCT ACTCTCCACAGAGCCTGACCGTCACTGTCTTCCCAGGAAACAGCACAG CACCCACAACCCTGAAGAACGGCTCATCTCTTTCAGTCCTAGAGGGCCAGTCCCTGCACCTGGTCTGTGTTGTCGACAGCAACCCTCCAGCCAGGCTGAGCTGGGCCCGTGGGAGACGGATCCTGACCCCCTCACAGCCCTTGAACCCCGGGGTCCTGGAGCTGCCCCGGGTGGAGTCGGGGCATGAGGGTGAATTCACCTGCCAAGCTCAGCACCCTCGGGGCTCCCTGCATGTCTCCCTGAGCCTCTCTCTGCAGA GAAAAGCGTGTCCTTTATCAGGAGTGGCGCTGGGTGCAGTCTGGGGAGCAGGTGCTAAGACTCTGCTCTTTCTGTCCTTCTGCGTCATCGTCATCAT AGTGAGGTCCCGCAGGAAGAAAGCAGCAAGGCCAGCGGTGGGCATGGAGGACACAAGCATGGAGGGTGCAAATGCAGTCACAAG GGTCCCCTGA
- the LOC131397222 gene encoding sialic acid-binding Ig-like lectin 13 isoform X3 — translation MLLLLLLLALLWWRDGAEGWREPEEDDKQNYPLQMQDSVTVQESLCVFVPCSFSYPKSDRAYVNSAHGYWYREGAKPHQDAPVATNKPDHKVQEETRGRFRLLGDPWTNDCSLDIRDARRTDDGKYFFRVEKGSVKYSYTSNQLSVHVTALNHTPNILIPQTLESGRPRNLTCSVPWACEQGTPPIFSWMLAALTSLGPRTNLSSVLTLTPRPQDHGTNLTCQVKFPTTGLTVERTIQLNVTYSPQSLTVTVFPGNSTAPTTLKNGSSLSVLEGQSLHLVCVVDSNPPARLSWARGRRILTPSQPLNPGVLELPRVESGHEGEFTCQAQHPRGSLHVSLSLSLQRKACPLSGVALGAVWGAGAKTLLFLSFCVIVIIVRSRRKKAARPAVGMEDTSMEGANAVTREWAFQVYLWIKVFPESRRSWRYGCGSHQPIR, via the exons atgctactgctgctgctgctgctggccctgCTGTGGTGGAGGGATGGGGCCGAGGGATGGAGGGAGCCGGAGGAGGATGACAAGCAGAATTATCCACTGCAAATGCAGGACTCAGTGACGGTGCAGGAgagcctgtgtgtgtttgtgccctGCTCCTTCTCCTACCCTAAGAGTGACCGGGCTTACGTTAACTCAGCTCATGGCTACTGGTACCGGGAAGGGGCAAAACCACACCAGGATGCTCCTGTGGCCACAAACAAACCAGATCATAAAGTACAGGAGGAGACCCGGGGCCGATTCCGCCTCCTTGGGGACCCCTGGACCAATGACTGCTCCCTGGACATCAGAGACGCCAGGAGGACAGATGATGGAAAATACTTTTTTCGAGTGGAAAAAGGAAGTGTGAAATATTCTTATACAAGTAACCAGCTCTCTGTGCATGTGACGG CCCTGAACCATACACCGAACATCCTCATCCCACAGACCCTGGAGTCTGGCCGCCCCAGGAACCTgacctgctctgtgccctgggccTGTGAGCAGGGCACGCCCCCCATCTTCTCCTGGATGTTGGCTGCCCtcacctccctgggccccaggacCAACCTCTCCTCGGTGCTCACCCTCACCCCACGGCCCCAGGACCATGGCACCAACCTCACCTGTCAGGTGAAGTTCCCCACAACTGGTCTAACTGTGGAAAGGACCATCCAGCTCAACGTCACCT ACTCTCCACAGAGCCTGACCGTCACTGTCTTCCCAGGAAACAGCACAG CACCCACAACCCTGAAGAACGGCTCATCTCTTTCAGTCCTAGAGGGCCAGTCCCTGCACCTGGTCTGTGTTGTCGACAGCAACCCTCCAGCCAGGCTGAGCTGGGCCCGTGGGAGACGGATCCTGACCCCCTCACAGCCCTTGAACCCCGGGGTCCTGGAGCTGCCCCGGGTGGAGTCGGGGCATGAGGGTGAATTCACCTGCCAAGCTCAGCACCCTCGGGGCTCCCTGCATGTCTCCCTGAGCCTCTCTCTGCAGA GAAAAGCGTGTCCTTTATCAGGAGTGGCGCTGGGTGCAGTCTGGGGAGCAGGTGCTAAGACTCTGCTCTTTCTGTCCTTCTGCGTCATCGTCATCAT AGTGAGGTCCCGCAGGAAGAAAGCAGCAAGGCCAGCGGTGGGCATGGAGGACACAAGCATGGAGGGTGCAAATGCAGTCACAAG GGAATGGGCATTTCAAGTATACCTTTGGATCAAAGTCTTTCCAGAGAGTAGAAGGAGCTGGAGGTACGGATGTGGGAGTCATCAACCTATTAGATGA